The genomic region agcccccagggcccgggatcacgacctcagcagcccccagggcccgggatcacgacctcagcagcccccagggcccgggatcacgacctcagcagcccccagggcccgggatcacgacctcagcagcccccagggccggggatcacgacctcagcagcccccagggcccgggatcacgacctcagcagcccccagggcccgggatcacgacctcagcagcccccagggccGGGAATCACGACCTCAGCAACCCCCAGGgcccgggatcacgacctcagcagcccccagggcccgggatcacgacctcagcagcccccagggcccgggatcacgacctcagcagcccccagggccggggatcacgacctcagcagcccccagggcccgggatcacgacctcagcagcccccagggcccgggatcacgacctcagcagcccccagggcccgggatcacgacctcagcagcccccagggcccgggatcacgacctcagcagcccccagggccGGGGATCACCACCTCACCTGAGCCGAGGGCGGATGCCCAGCCCACCAAGCcgtccaggcgccccaaatgttgTGGGGTTTTTGAGCATTTTCTTCCCAGCGGGCTTTCTCCTGCTGCAGGCCCGCCAAAAGTGAAGTCCGTCCCTCGGAGCTTATAAGTTTATCATTTGTTGTAACAGATTCGTAGCAACGGTGGGTAACGGTCTCGGAGGAaaacactgggggtgggggtttttgtttgttctttgttgaAGATCCCTGTGAGGTGCGGTGTGGGACCCGTGCAGAAATTGAACCacacccgggggtggggggatcccTTGCTGGGGTTCACCTGCGGATGGTTCCTTCCCGCAGATGTGTGTCTTTTTCTCAGAAACGGGGGAGATGGCCGGCCCTCTTGACATGTTTGATGTTTTGGCCTGTCCGTCTAACCGGGGCGGCCATTAGGCGTCCAGGGCCGCCTCCCGGCGCTGGGGAAGCACATAGGTCTTTTGGTCTTGATCACCTGGAGATGGAAGAGGTGACATGACCCGGGATGATTAAAATGCGCAGATCGTGGGATGGCTGTGTCTGAGGGTAAGATCCCCAGCTCAgagagaacaaaaccaaaaccacctcCTCGGGGCGGCGGCCTCAGTGTGCCGAGTCCCCAGCTCACACCTTCCCTGCCGCGGAAGGTAACCGAATACTCAAGTTTAAAAGGAAAGTGCGTCTTTTTAAGCCAGAACACACACGCTGGGTTGTAAACAGCTTTTAGGGACATTACCATCTACTCTGAAAACCTAACAAAGGAGGTACTCGTGCAGTTGAAAGTAGAATTTGGCTCAGAAAAGTCGCAGTTTGAATTCGTTTTCACTCTTAAGCCCAGTCAACCTTTtctgtcttaaaagaaaaaaaattcaccaggGTCGttgctgcctctgccttcaggcacGTGAACTCCCGGTTGGCTGTGAGTTTTGGTTTAAGCGGATGGTTGAGAATGTAGCAAAGGAATCCAGTTCTTTTGTCGTCGAGAGAAAACCCTGCTTGAAAATGTCCTCGCGGCCTTGGCCGGTGGCGGATAACTGGCGTTCCTGTCCCTGCAGGATTGAGGTGAGGAGCACAGACGTGGAAACGCTGAAGACGGCGCACATCGAGCGGATAGCCTCGTCCCTGGGTAAGAGCGCGGCTCTGCCTCACAAAGAGACCGGGGCGGGGGAAGGGAAGACCCTGGTCCCAGGTTACCCTGAGCTGAAGGACAGGAAGAAAAGGGTCTCTGTTGTTAACCCTTCTAGAATTTGCCCCAGCCGGTCCTGTTCTTGAGTCCCGGCACAGCCAGCCACAAGCGCTGGGGTCCCTGGCCTCCAGGGTGCGTTTGCCTCCCTGAGGGGATGGGGAGCCGCTTCCTGCCCTGCCACCCCACAGAACGGGTTTTGGAGCAGGGCTCACGTGTTTAAATTCTACAGCTGAGCCCTGGGGAAGGACCGTGTGACCAGCATCGATGTTGGTGCCCGCGGCCTGCCGGGGTCTCCTCGCCCGCGCCCACCCCCTTGCTTTTCCGTGGTGCTGGGCGCACCTGCGGGGGCTCCGCCAACCTATGCAGACGGGGTTTCTGCCGCCTCAGCCCGGGGTGCACACCCCCGTCCTGAGCGCTGGGAGGGTCCTGGAAAGACGGACCGGGAGCCCTTCCGGGGGTGTGTGTAAGACAGGGTCCGTTTTCCTCTGCGTTCGGAAAGACCCTTTTGTTCAAAGCGGCATCCGCCCGGCGCACCGCAGGCAGCCTCAGCCTCCGCCTCCAAGAGACTCCTCTGGGTTCGCTCGGGTTGTGcgagggctgggggcctgggagggTCTGATCGAGAAGCCCGGGGAGGCTGTGGAGGGCGTGTGCCCGCTGGGCTGTGCCGTTGTGCCCAGCATCTCGTCCCCATAAACTGTGCTGCACGTGTGGGGCGGGGGGCGTCGATGCATCCGTAGCGGCCCTCGCCGCTCCAGGCCCTGGTGCTCCTCTCTGGCCTGGAAGCGCCCTCCCGCAGGAGTACGCACAGTCCACCAGCCCCCAGTGGGCCCCGTCCATCGGCCGGCCCCCACCCGCTCTGCCCGAGAACACGCTGCCAGGTCAGGTCGTCACGGAGCCGGCAAGGGTTTGAGCCCGACTGAAGTTGGAACCGCGAGGCTGGGAGGACCTGGGAGATGTCGGGTCCGTTGGCTGCCGTGTCTTCCTGTTACCTGGGGCAGTTTATCCTGGAACGCAGTCCGGTTGGGGTCGGTCGGTTTGTTTTTGGAAAGCAGGACCGGCGGCCCGAACAGAGAACAATAGCCGTGGTTCTGTGGCCTCGTCCGGCCCCGGGAGGACGGGGAGCCGAGGAGAGTCGGTCTTCCCTTCAGGTGTGACAGCCCGCGTCAGCCCTAGGCGGCCACGGTCTGGTGGCCGTGCCAGGGCCCGCCCGTCCCCAGGCTCTGTGTGCTTCTCGCCCTGCAGCCTCCCAGGATGCGGTTCGTGCCGAGCCCCTGGAGGAGCTGGCCTACAGACGCTCGCTTCGAGTGGCTCTGGACGTTCTCAACCAGAGAGCCGCGTTGCCTCGAGAGAGCTCTTCGAGGGAAGGAAGAACCGCTCTGTCCTCCGGAGGGAAGTCTGCGGATCCGGCCTCTTCTCTCCGTGACCCCGGCTCTTCGGGTCTCCAGGAAGCCGTGCCGAGCAGTTCTGGACTTCAGAGGCGGGAACGCGCACACCCAAGGCTGGTGGCTGCACCCACTTGTAGGCAGGACTCCAGGCACCAAGTGGCCCACAAGGAGGAGCTCGGGAAAAGCGAGAGCCTGCGAGCCGTGGCGGCCTCCTCGGCCAGAGCCGCGTCTCGGCCCGGCCGCGGATCGAGAGCGCGCTGCAGAAGGCGGACAGCCCCGGGGCCAAGGGGGAGGAAGTTAGCGCCAGAGCCTGGCCTGGGTGAGAGGGCACAGGCGCTCCCGGAGGGAGACAGTGGGAAGGAGAGCAGCCCGCCGCGCCCCCGCTCACCTCCCGGCGTCAGGGAGGAGGGTCTTTGGGCCAAAGCGCGAGACCCGGGATTGCCTTTGCACAGCCCTGATGGGCTCCCGACCCTGGAGCGCCCCGCCAAGCGGCTGTGCCCAGATGGCAGCCAGAGGCTGCCCGCCCCGCAGCTGGAGCCGGGGGCGGTGCCCAGGCAGGGGCCCAGGGGCTGCACAGGTCTGCGCAGCGCTGGCGAACTCGGCCTGCCGGCCCCCCGTGCTGCGGACGAGCCGAGCGATCTTCACACCCTGGTGGAGGAAGGTAAGCGGCCCGGAGGTGCTTCTGCTGGCGGAGGGCGGGTCCGGCTTCCCCGGGGCATCAGGCTGATGCGGGTCAGGCACGCGCGGGGTATGacagacacacagcgagagagagagcacaggcagggggagtgggagagggagaagcaggcttcccgctgagcagggagcccgatgcggggctggatcccaggaccctgggatcatgagctgagctgaaggcagagccttaacaactgagccacccgggcgcccccactCGTGTGATTTTTCTCCTGATCTTAACGAGGTCGTGTCAGAATAGAGGCGCAGGTTGCCCAGttgctttctgtctccctcccacggGATAGTAATTAGGACTAGTCTCAAAtccttgggtttttttggttctgaatgggctggggcggggggcactgGATGCTCTCCCGGGGGCTGGGCTCTGGCAGCCTCGAGGTCTGCTCCCTCTGATCGGGCAGGAACCTCAGAAGTGACGGACCCGCTTGTGAGCGGAGTTAGACGCAGAGCAGTCCGAGTCTCCCGACTTGGCGACGCCTGCAGAGGCGTGCTCGTGTGCGGCGGCCGGCCGCGTGCAGGGGCTCCCTTCGTGTGAACGTGGCGGTGTCCCTCTGTCTTCACGCTGCTGAGAACGGTCCGTTTCTCTCGGCTTCCGTGCTTCCAGGCCCACTGGCTACACGCGCTCGGGTTTCTGCCTTGAATTTAAATGTGTTTACACTCACCCCGGCACGTGCGGAGGCACAGGGAGATGATGAGCCACAGCCTGTCCCCGcgtcccaccccccccccccagttgcCCCGGCCCTGCCCTCGCTCTGCCTAGACTGACACCTGTGCGCCTGTCCCTTACGGGGACGCGGCGGCCTCCCCCGGTCCTCTTCGACCCGATGTGTTTCTCCTGTAAGCGCACCTGGGTCGGGGGCGGCCCCCTCGCATCTGGCGGTGTGGGAGTCTGCGACGTGCGATCTTTTCTGTTTGCGTGGATGGTCGCGTGTCAGGAAATGTGTTTCTTGGGCTGGGTCCCTGAGCCGGTGACGGTGAAGGTTGAATCTGGCACCGTTGGCAGACCGTCAGTCCTCTGGAGAGTCCGTGGAGCTGAATCCCATTCGCTCCGTCCTGGAGGAAGATGAGGACGACGAGGAGCCGCCCCGGATCCTCCTTTACCACGGTAAGTGCGGAGCAGCAGTGCGTCCGCTCGCGCGGCTCCCCTGGGCGGAGGCGGCCGGCCTTCCTGCCGCGCGGTTCTGCTGCTGCACCCACAGCCTCAGAGGTGCCGGCTTCTCCGGTCTCCGTCGTAAGGGGAAGCGCTGAGAGGGAAGAGGGTCTCCCCGGGAGGAGACCGACCAGCCCTCCGTGCCGGCACGCTGCTCCCTGGACGTGTCGTCGTGTCTCCTGGGAGGGGAGGACGGCCGAGCGGAGCGCTGGGTCCAGTGCGGGTGTGGCCTGGCGCTGCCTCCAGACCTTTGGGGGTGTCAGGTGCGTGTCTGTCCAGAGACGCAGGGTCTCCGGCCTGAGGCAGTGGggccccagcaccccctcccacACGCGCGCTGTCCGCACCAGAGCCCACATGCCGGTGCGCTGCCCCGGCCCTCTTTGTGGAAGGACCGGAGATGCAGACCCAAGATCCCGAACCAGCGACCGACCACAGCTTGGTGTCTTTCGTGGCGTGGATGATTTGGAATGAGTTTCGTTTTCAGACTCGCCCACTGTTTGTCTCGACACACTCTGGAGTGTTTTAGCCTGTCGTTACGGGATGATTACGGACCCGTGAGATGTTCCAAGATAACACGTGGGAGCTGGGGGACCTCTCCTCCGAGGGGAGACCGAAGGGCAGGGTGCGCCCTTGTGCCTCGGCTCCCGTGGCCCACACTGCGTCCGCCTCTGGTTCTGCGCTGGCGCGCGTGCGTTTCCTTACCGTCCCTGAGAGTCACTCGACACGCGGTGCGCTGGCCTATGGTCTTCTGACTACTCTTGGCGGCCAACGCTTGTTCCTCCCCGAGCACCCCACCCCACTGTCAGGGGGAGCTAGACGCTTCCACGCCTGCCGGGCTCTGCGGGCTCAGCTGCCCGGAGCGGGACGGACACGGCGCCTTCTTCCACGGCGAGAGGCCAGGTCACCACAGCCCCGAGAAACCCCCTGCTTTCTGCTTCCACTTGATTTCGTCTTGTCCCCATGTCCCTGGCAGCCTGACGTCTGGGTGTTCCCATGACCTGTTTGTGTTCATGGGGCCCTGACGGTTCTCTTAAAAACCAAACATTTCTCACCAGACAGATGACAGCCCTTTGCACGTTAGCCGTGCGCTCGCCCGTCTGCAGACCTTGCCTGCGGCCCCGCCGGCGGCCAGGGCACTGCGGGAACGGGTTCAGCTTGTCTCCGCTTGGACAAGCAGCCTCTCGGGTCTGCTTTCGTTACCTCGTTGTTCAGCATTCAGCTTATTCGTTCTGGAGTTCTGCGTTTGGTTGGAAGTCTTGTTCTGGTCGGTTGTAATTGGCTGGTCACTGGGTGATGGTTTTGGTAATccgctttttttttctttttgaaataagagataatttttgaaataattttatctctGACGAGCTTCCTAGGAAATTGCCTCCCCccccaagactttatttatttgacagaacgcACGGGCAGGGGAGggtccagagggagaggaagaagcaggctccccaccaagcagggacactcccccaccccccaccccggtgcaggctccatcccaggaccctgggatcagacctgagccaaaggcagctgcttcactgactgggcccccaggtgccctggaatttGCTGCTTCTGTTGGGGTTTATGTGCTtcactccttttaaaaaaatggacctGGAATTATTTGCGATGGTAGAGTAGTGGCCAAGGCGGTACCGAGTTGACCCTGGCGTGTCCCCGCTCAGCAGCGCGCGTGTCCCCCACACTCAGGCGCCAGCGTTGTCGTGAGACCGCCTTGCAACCGTGGGGACCTCTGACCAGGCTTAGAGCGTCCGGTCTAAGCAGGCTCctcctgtgttttttatttgttgcaTTTAGTGAGTGCTGCGGATGTGACTTACTGTTTATGTTTTTGTCCTTAATTCCAGAGCCACGCTCGTTTGAAGTGGGAATGCTAGTCTGGCTTAAGCACCAGAAATACCCCTTCTGGCCAGCAGTGGTAAGCTCCGGCGGCCTCGGGCACCCACTCAAGACCCCCCGTGCGCCCGCTCTCTCGCCCCCTTCATGTCAGCTGGACCCCGGGGGAGTTCTTTCCTGGGAGAAACCGACAGCCTCGTGATTCTAAGCAGGGCTTCTGCAGATGGGAACCTGAGTAAGGGGAGTTTGATCGTTTTGGCACAGTTGAGCGTGACAGTCCTAGAGCCGATCTAGACCGAGCAGCTCAGGAAACTGCCTAAAAAGTGTCTGCAACTTGCTGGTGTCTAACCGTGTGCCTGAGGCTTCGTCCTGCGGGAGCTTCTCCGCGGGAGCTTGGAAGTTTCTCCGACTCCAGGGTGGGGATCGGTTGTGTGGCTGCGGTGGTGGGCCTCAGCGCGTTGAGCTTTTCCAGCTCTGCTTTCTCCGTGCACGCGGCCAGTGCGGGCTGTCCGGACACCTAGCCAAGGCAGCGTGCCAGCTTCCCACCCTTCATGTGGTGTCCGACCCCCCCGTAGACGGCGTTCCGACGGCTCCTGCTCTCGGGCTTTAATTTGTAGTGAGAGACGGTGACGTTGAACTTGGAGAGCTGTTTGCAGGAGCGGGAGACACTGCCGTTGCCGTGGGGCTGACTTCCGGTGGGCAGCATCGCCGCCTCGGATGGGGCCGACTGGCTGTAGTGACGCAGGGCTGGCGTCCACACCTCGTTCGCTGGGCAGAAGGGCAGCTTCAGCCGACGTGCAGATGCAGTGGGGGTCTGTGCAGCGTCTGCACCATGGTGGGGGTCATTGATCGGGGTCCCCCAGCCTCCCTTCAGCTTGCTTCATGGCAGATGCTCCTGTCCCCCTGCGGCTGGCACCCTTTTCCTAGACCTCTCCTCCTCAGTTTCACCCGTTCCCTGGGGACCTGCTGGGGAACAGATCTCCAAAGTCACAGGTTCCTGGGGCCCGCTCTCTCCAGCTAAGCTGGGAACACGGGGGCGCTAGGTTGAGTCCGGCACGGCTGCCTCTGTGTCCTCGGTTGGTCCTACCTGCCTGAGCTCACTTTGCTCATCCCACAAACCGGAGTGAGCCCGTTCTGCTGAGTCAGGAGACAGTCGTGTGGTCGAGGGCGAGACGGCAGGCGGCACAGGGTTGGGTCTTTCTGTTACCAGCGGGAACACAACCGAGTGCTGCGTGGTTCTGCTGTGTGCGAGCACGGAGTGTGCCTGTGGCAGGAGGGGCGCTGTCTGAGCCTCCGAGCCTGGGGGCTTGGCCTTGGTGTCGTCCGTGTcgttgccccccccccaccccggccatcAGCATTCCTTGTCCCGTGCCGGCCGTGTGCCAGCCTGTGCAGTGGAGAAAGGTCAGGAAGGTGGCTCAAAGCCTTGGCCTCCTCTGGGTTCCTGATGCTTTGTTTTCTTGGGTTTCCCAACAGGTCAAGAGCGTCCGGCgaagagagaagaaagccagTGTGCTCTTTATTGAGGGGCACATGGACCCCAAAGGGAGAGGGTAATCCAGCTGTCTGTGCTCTTGGGAAACGCTTGGCGGGTGAAGTTCTGCCAGCTTGGGGGTGCcgggatggtggggagggggcctgggccCAGGGCCGGGATGGTCTCACGTGCCCCCTGCGATCCAGCTCTCCTGGAAGAGGAATCCAGAGGCTGTGTTGAAGGGGACCGCTCAGACCGTCCAGTTTCCCAATCTTTATTTGCCTCGTTCGATGCTCGgcggcccccaccccctccccgcaaaCTGTGTTCCAACCCGGTTGTGCCGGGTGCTGTGAGCAGCCCTGCCGCTGCCGGTTCTGTTGTTAGCGTAGCTGTCCGCTCGCTTGCCGCCAGGCCGTAATCCTTGGATGGAAATGCCCGTCTGCTCAGAGGGCACTTTGCAAACACGATTTGGACCCTCTGGGCCCCGGGTGCCGCCTCCATCTCCCACGGGCGGCCAGGGTGTGCGTGTCCCATGTGGCGTGTGGCGGCCCCAGCCCGGTCCCGTGGGGCCTGTCTCTGGGGCTTCCTCGGGCTGCTGGTTGCTGGCAGAGGCCCCCACGGGTCGCCCGGGTTCCGTCGGAGGAAACTGATCCTGGCCGCGAGACGGAGTCCTCGTTAActtttgtctccctcctcccagcatcACGGTGTCTCTCAGGAGATTGAAGCACTTCGACTGcaaagagaaacaggctcttctGGTACGTGCGCCGTGGGTCGTGCCTTAGAGAGGTGCGCCGCCACGGGACTGGTCTGCTGGCCGGGCTCCGGGCGTTCCTGGTGGGGACCACCACGGCCCTGGGAGGTCGCCGGCCAAGCCCCCACTGACTAGGCGCAGAGGACGGGGTGCTTGGGTGCAAGGCTGGTGTCTTGATGTGGGTGATCGTTCAGAGGGTGTCCCTGCGTGGTGCCGTGGACACAGCGGGCCTGCAC from Mustela erminea isolate mMusErm1 chromosome 1, mMusErm1.Pri, whole genome shotgun sequence harbors:
- the PWWP3A gene encoding PWWP domain-containing DNA repair factor 3A isoform X2 produces the protein MTDAQYVLCRWEQRLWPAQVLARTETATGSKRKKEFSLSVQILSLDEKIEVRSTDVETLKTAHIERIASSLASQDAVRAEPLEELAYRRSLRVALDVLNQRAALPRESSSREGRTALSSGGKSADPASSLRDPGSSGLQEAVPSSSGLQRRERAHPRLVAAPTCRQDSRHQVAHKEELGKSESLRAVAASSARAASRPGRGSRARCRRRTAPGPRGRKLAPEPGLGERAQALPEGDSGKESSPPRPRSPPGVREEGLWAKARDPGLPLHSPDGLPTLERPAKRLCPDGSQRLPAPQLEPGAVPRQGPRGCTGLRSAGELGLPAPRAADEPSDLHTLVEEDRQSSGESVELNPIRSVLEEDEDDEEPPRILLYHEPRSFEVGMLVWLKHQKYPFWPAVVKSVRRREKKASVLFIEGHMDPKGRGITVSLRRLKHFDCKEKQALLNEAKEDFDQAIGWCVSLITDYRVRLGCGSFAGSFLEYYAADISYPVRKSIQQDVLGTRFPQLSKGDPEEPVAGSPQGRRRPYRKVLPDRSRAARDRANQKLVEYIVKARGAEGHLRAILKNRKPSRWLKTFLTSGQYVTCVETYLEDEQQLDVVVKYLQGLYQEAGGRAPARASGDTIRFILDVLLPEAIICAIAAVDAVDYKTAEEKYLRGPSLSYREKEIFDNQLLEERNQRC
- the PWWP3A gene encoding PWWP domain-containing DNA repair factor 3A isoform X1, whose translation is MTDAQYVLCRWEQRLWPAQVLARTETATGSKRKKEFSLSVQILSLDEKIEVRSTDVETLKTAHIERIASSLASQDAVRAEPLEELAYRRSLRVALDVLNQRAALPRESSSREGRTALSSGGKSADPASSLRDPGSSGLQEAVPSSSGLQRRERAHPRLVAAPTCRQDSRHQVAHKEELGKSESLRAVAASSARAASRPGRGSRARCRRRTAPGPRGRKLAPEPGLGERAQALPEGDSGKESSPPRPRSPPGVREEGLWAKARDPGLPLHSPDGLPTLERPAKRLCPDGSQRLPAPQLEPGAVPRQGPRGCTGLRSAGELGLPAPRAADEPSDLHTLVEEDRQSSGESVELNPIRSVLEEDEDDEEPPRILLYHEPRSFEVGMLVWLKHQKYPFWPAVVKSVRRREKKASVLFIEGHMDPKGRGITVSLRRLKHFDCKEKQALLNEAKEDFDQAIGWCVSLITDYRVRLGCGSFAGSFLEYYAADISYPVRKSIQQDVLGTRFPQLSKGDPEEPVAGSPQGRRRPYRKVLPDRSRAARDRANQKLVEYIVKARGAEGHLRAILKNRKPSRWLKTFLTSGQYVTCVETYLEDEQQLDVVVKYLQGLYQEAGGRAPARASGDTIRFILDVLLPEALQKRCAEGLGAQSWDVCLRLRPSSAPSRRWTLWITRRLRRSTSEDRPSATGKKKYLITSFWKKGISGADAGGAAGPVAGARAASAGPGPGLCSLLIRGCAFPGFLGR